Proteins from one Bombus pyrosoma isolate SC7728 linkage group LG16, ASM1482585v1, whole genome shotgun sequence genomic window:
- the LOC122576271 gene encoding protein max-like, with translation MSDDDRDIDIESDEGDDSDSRQRHSNNTQYYSQAEKRAHHNALERKRRDHIKDSFSSLRDSVPALQGEKVASRAQILKKAAEYIQFMRRKNSSHQQDIDDLKRQNNLLESQIRALEKAKITGNFAAETCEVTKSEGVPMPGYNDTESESSDSETSRTVRQSKKLKVGGLHH, from the exons ATGAGTGACGATGATCGAGACATCGACATTGAGAGCGAT GAAGGTGACGATTCCGATTCTAGGCAGAGGCATTCAAACAATACCCAATATTATTCTCAA GCAGAAAAACGGGCACACCATAATGCGCTGGAACGGAAACGTCGGGATCACATTAAGGATAGTTTCTCCAGCCTTAGAGACTCTGTGCCTGCGTTGCAAGGAGAAAAGGTTGCAAGTAGGGCACAAATACTGAAGAAAGCTGCTGAGTATATACAGTTTATGCGACGCAAGAATTCCTCCCATCAACAGGATATTGATGACTTGAAACGCCAGAATAATCTCTTGGAGTCtcaaa TTAGGGCACTTGAGAAAGCAAAGATAACAGGCAATTTCGCTGCTGAAACTTGTGAAGTCACAAAGTCAGAAGGTGTACCAATGCCTGGATACAATGACACAGAGTCTGAATCATCAGATAGTGAGACTAGCAGGACAGTTCGTCAATCAAAAAAACTGAAAGTCGGAGGCCTCCACCATTGA